tatcaATTGTACAATTACGCTATGTTTGTTTCGATATTaacattttctgaaaaatgattcatttttcaGAGAACATTTTAtggaaaactatctcattttctagtgtttggtaacaACCTTGAAAATGGACTTAAAAATGTTTTCTGGTATTTGGTATCCACAGTTTTTATAACATTTCTTGTATAATTCAAAACATGTATAATATGTGTATTGTGTAAACCCACCAAATATAatcaatacaaataaataataataaaaaaccaagaatgaatttggttttcaaactaaaattttgacaatagatacaatcaaaatcAGCTAtccaattttcatgatctcaAATACTCACCTTGCTCATGTATATAAACAATAAcgtacataatatatatatatatatatatatatatatatatatatatatatatatatatatatatatctatatatataaaccatatgtctcataattcaaaataacCAATATAACCTTAAGTTCCATTTTAAATAGTTCAAAACACATAGGCCAAATAGTTGTACCGGCAAACTAATCCACTACAAATAGTTTAATAAATATACCAAAAATTGTTATAGAACTGTCGACCGATCtgtgaggagaaaaaaaaagccttattAAAGAACAGTGTTATAAAGGGGAGAAGAAATAGGAggaaaaaattagaaagaagaagagaagagaggcaaatagagagagaaatctATGGGGAGAGAAGAGGCTAGAAGGGGTGATAGTGAGGGtgtgagaagagagaaaaaacaaaggGAGGAGAAGAAGTGAGAGAGTTTATTGTGAGAAAAGCTGAATGAgcgaaagaaaatattttttcctaggTCAGAAGAAGATAATATTTATAGAAGCTATGcattgtgtgagagagagattgttttccagaattttttttttggaaaacaacctatagAAATTAAGTcctatttttattaaagtttttcattgactaaagataattttccgttgattaattttttttattctactaaacactgaaaaatatgaaaaactatctttatagAAGATTTTCCAGCGAAGCAAACAGAGCGTTAGTTAAAGTCCTGTGCGTGGTAAAATTATGATCATAAATACATGAAACATATAATTGTATTGAGAAACAATTAgtcaaatgaattattattgcatacatttcaaaattttcatctagtGTAATATCTCTACATTCTTAATTCTATATATTTGTCACTAAATATTGCTTTAATCCTTAACCAATCACCATAACATTCTCTAAATTCAAtgactaaaaaaatacaataaacaattaaaataaaagagtatATGAAAACCCTCAATTCAATAATGAAGAgcaatccaatttttttaataatatatatatacacacacacacactagttaAAGGCTCTTGTGTTGCACGATTTTATCATAatcttatataatatatattacttgaaaaacaataagaaaacaaacaatTATTATAAAGAAATGAATAATCAGTTTATAATTGCTATACCACATGATGCATGCATGCATCATAAATTGAGCTACTAAACTATACATGCATGGGGTTATCCTCTTTTTAGGAATTCAATAGTGTACAAAACTACATAAagcaaacaatatatttttaattatttgtaaataaaaatattaattgtgataatattttttatatataattattataattaacaTGTAATCATGCAAAAAGtgtcattttgaaatttgaaggcTTTTTATATGATAATATATAGTTTTTCATCATACCTGCCAGGCTACAATAACTCTCCCAAACTACTGACCTTGTAGGCCTACTTTTAACAATTgatccaattttattttaaaaactctaGTCTTGATATTAGATATGTCTTTAGGGTTTTTGCTAGGTAATTCATGCAACATCATTAGCATCCTGGTTTATTGAAGTATTCATCAAGAAGATTAATTTTACTTGGAaactaatttattataaaataaatgtacACAATTGAAGTAGAATGatacaaatttattatgcaAAATAAATGTGTGACTATATTGGTTACCTTCAATTGTTCATTGCTTATATGATTTGTTTGCAAGAATagtgtttctttattttttgttggttgaATCTAGAGATCTTGATAGTCATAAATTCATATtagattttcattttaatcttgTAAATGATTATAAATATACGACCAAATTAACCATATGCATATTTGAAAGACAAATCAAGTGCATGTAAAGTGTAAAAAAATACTTGCATGTAGTGGTGGTGATGTCTTCCATGTCAAACTGCTTCTTGGAGAGGGAGTGAGAAAGCTTTTTGTTTTCATACCGAGTGAGAGACTtactttgaaaaagaaatcaatataTAATAGCTAAAACATTAATACCTAGAAGATCTATTTGACACAGATAATGtttcaattataataaaattatcttctcattttttatGTGTATTCTCCTTTTTGTCTAGTTGTCTTAAGCTTTATCAAATTAGCTTTGTTGTCCtgttaattcattttaattagaattttttgtaTTCACTCTTTATCTAATTAGTTTTGGAAGTGGTATTTGACGCTGATTAGTATCTCAATTGTGATCAAATTCAAGTAGGATATAGTGATATACATAGGGCTTAATATTATGAGCAATTtgagaacattaaaaaaaaaaaagcaattagaGAACGATTCTAAAGGAGAGAGCAATATGAGATTGACCGAACAAAACGTAATTTTGGCTGGTTTGTATGGCACAAACCAAGTCGGatacatatttataaaaataataacaataataaaaaatttaaaaaaaaggtaaaaatttgATACTCTAAAACTAATGTCCGCAGCTTAGtttgttatttatcaaaaaaagaaaagaaaagaatttgatATAAACAACTACTGattgttactttatttaaagaagttgataataacaaaacaatttatctttattttatttcaagaagcttcttttttagaagatttatttaaagttctttttgttaaaaatactacaaaagcttaattgttgatgatatcaatatttttttcccacttcacgtatatttataattttttatgggataagcttttttattttgttttgagaaagCTTTTATGGGATAACTTTGTAACCATCTCCTAAacttccttttttaaaaaaaaaaaaaacttacgtACAATATGAGAGTTGTGAAAGGCTTGGGTTTAAGTTAAACACTCTATCAACTAAAAGGtatagtgaacaaaaaaacctaaaatataTGCATGACAATTAATTAGGTGACAATATGAGAAAAATTAAGATTAGAAGAAGAATTTGGATTGaaacaaattaagatttttttttatcaacttataaaaGTTGTTACCGTACGTCCGTGATTGAAACGAGATTTAGGGgggatttatttattatatcataGCTGGATAAtattatggatattggataataacaataaatcaGTTACACTAGGATTCTTCTGTTAAGATTTTCCTCCCACTATAAATATAATAGGTGATTCCATGAATCAATCATAGTAATCAATCGTTCACACAGCAACATGGCTgcttcacaaaaaaatttctctgcTATCTGCTTCTGTTTTTTCCTCCTCGCTCTTTGCACTTCTGCCTATGAGGTTTCTCATGATGGAAGAGCAATCACCATTGACGGCGCACGTAGGGTTTTGATTTCTGGCTCAATTCATTACCCTCGAAGCACTCCTGGGGTAcgtactattttattttattttgtttattatcatgaattgctaatatatatatgatatgaatAACATTAGTAACATCCTTGTGAATTGTTTGggttgttttataaaaaaaaacttaacatgtTGTGCGTTAAGTTGattattttctcatatatagTCATAGTTTAGAGTAAACTTGTAGTGGGTCATAGTTCAAACCCTACCATgatatatattcattataaaacagaaaaaaagaaaaaaagaaaaagagaagaaaaaatgtGTACCTTAACTAGATGGTGATGCATAAGTGATTAAGCCAtattcatctatatatatatatatatatatatatatatcttagcGTTAGGATTTACTCCTACCAGTTAGGAATGACACATTCGTTGATTGCTTCTTTTGAAAGTAGGGTTTTTGTAACTACTTATTAGTAAAATTGTACAGATTATGATTCTAACATGTACTTTATTTGTGACTTTTTAGATGTGGGCCGACCTAataaagaaagcaaaagaaggtGGACTAGATATGATTGAGACTTATGTGTTTTGGAATGCTCATGAGCCATCTCGTCGCGAGTATGATTTTTCTGATAACCTTGATTTCATAAGGTTTCTCAAAACCGTTCAAGACGAAGGACTCTATGCTTTTCTTCGTATTGGCCCTTATATTTGTGGCGAATGGAACTATGggtatattttaattttctttttttaacatcataacatctttttattattcttttaataattaaaaattttctaatatgGATTTAATAATTTCCTAGAGGGTTACCTGTTTGGTTGCATAATATGCCTGGTATTGAGCTTCGGACTGCAAACAGTGTATTTATGGTAACTTCTATAATTCTCATtggattatttttatgattaattttgtgtgtactttctaatatatatgtttttttttttttataaatagaatGAGATGCAAAATTTTACTACTAAGATAGTTGACATGGTTAAAAACGAGAAGCTTTTTGCATCACAAGGAGGTCCTATTATTCTTGCTCAGGTATACCGTATACatatatttgaatttagtttCCATACATCTTTATGGTTCCTCATCCAGTGATCCAATTATTtgttgtactaattttttttttaattttttttagattgagAATGAATATGGAAATATAATGACATCTTATGGGGATGCTGGAAAAGCATATATTGATTGGTGTGCAAATATGGCTGAATCATTTCAAATAGGAGTTCCATGGGTCATGTGTCAACAAAGCGATGCTCCACAACCAATGGTAgtatttattgtattttttttttatatattataaataactGTATAGAAGTTTTAGAATTTACTAATTAACTTTGTCACTTATTAGATCAATACATGCAATGGATTCTACTGTGATTCATTCACTCCAAATAATCCTAATAGTCCCAAAATCTGGACTGAGAATTGGACTGGCTGGTCAGTATTATACTTTGTATTTagttgaattattattattattattttcatgtattaatgtaattaattaatatatattgttaaaattttcttatgaaTTAATTATAGGTTTAAGAGTTGGGGTGACAAAGATCCACACAGAACCGCTGAGGATGTTGCTTTTGCTGTAGCAAGGTTTTTCCAAAATGGAGGCACActtcaaaattattatatggTTAGtacttattattaattattgattttgaaatttcgAATTAATATGTTCGTTTATTTATCACAAATTAATGAACTATCTTAGTTTATATAGCAACTGAAAATGATTGTTGTTTTTCTATAGTACCATGGTGGCACTAATTTTGGCCGCACAGCTGGTGGCCCCTACATTACCACTTCATATGATTATGATGCTCCTCTTGATGAATATGgtaactatatattttattttacattaagatttcaatttttatacatATGTAGTTTTAAATAAGTTATACAATTCTTAATTTATCAAAATCACAGGAAATTTAAATCAACCAAAATGGGGGCACTTGAAACAACTGCATGCGGTTTTGAAGTCAATGGAGATGACTCTTACTCATGGGAATGTTTCCACCATTGACTTCAACAATTCTGTTTCGGTAAGACACACACCTTATTTATTCAATATAATAATGAGTCATGCTAACAAAtgccttataaaaatttatatgtctgtacaaaaatttgacatattatATATCTGAATTAGGCCACTATATATGCAACAAATGAGTCTTCAAGTTGCTTTTTGGGGAATGCAAACAGTTCCACCGATgctacaatcaattttcaagGGAATCAATATATGGTTCCAGCTTGGTCTGTTACCATCCTTCCAGATTGCAAAAATGAAGGATACAATACAGCAAAGGtaatttatatgtaatatatattatacctgtctattatttattattataaagtgTTTATGAAATAGTTAAAGAATAATACTTATGATTAACTAACATAGAATAATAATTATATGATTATAGGTGAATACTCAAACTTCAGTGATGGTAAAGACAGCAAACATAGCTGATAAGAATGATGGTGCAACTCTGAGTTGGTCGTGGAGGCCTGAGATTCTTAAGGATACTATATTTCAAAGAAAACGATATGTTTCTGCACACCAACTCATTGATCAAAAAGCTGCTACTAATGACACTAGTGATTATCTGTGGTACATTACAAGGTAAACGacttaacttttatttatttttattcatttattaatcaatttttttattaatcagtttttttttaattaatagtgTGGATATTAAAGAAGATGATCCAATTTGGAGTCATGATATGTCCCTCAAAGTAAATGGCAGCGGACAAATTATTCATGCATATGTCAATGGAAAATATACTGGTAATAAGTGATTAAATTCTTTgactatttttaatatttcaagttttAATTGCAAGTTTAAAtggttatttattttgattttattgaaattagGATCCGAATGGGCCAAGTATGGAGTTTCTAATTCTGTATTTGAGCAAAAGGTGCAACTAAATCCAGGAAGAAATCAAATTGCGTTGCTTAGTGTTACAGTCGGTTTAGCAGTAagtttggtttttcattttataaattttttttttatatggattaaggtttgatttttggtgtctctttgtttaattaaataattttaatgtaaaCAGAATTATGGGCCAATGTTTGATATGATACAAACTGGCATTCCTGGACCTGTTCAATTGGTAGTACAAAAAGGAGATGAGACAATTATTAAAGATTTATCTTCATATAAATGGACTTACAAGGTTGGATTGAATGGGTTGGAAGATAAGTTCTATGATTTGGATTCTCTCCAAGTTTGGAAATGGCAAGCCCAACAATTTCCTATCAATAGGAATTTCACTTGGTATAAGGTAAttgtacaattaaaaaaaagaaattactacTATTTACTTGTTTTATTGTTGTATTATTCAAGTTATTtacttatactttttttttcaggccACATTTAAAGCTCCTTTGGGCACAGATCCAATAGTTTTAGATTTACAAGGAATGGGTAAAGGTTTTGCTTGGGTTAATGGCTTTAATATTGGACGATATTGGCCAACCTATATTGCCGATGAGGATGGCTGTGATGTTGAAGTTTGTGATTATCGTGGTTCATATGATAGCTCAAAATGTTTAACCAATTGTGGCCAAGCTACACAAAGATGGTGAgaatatttctatttttatttaatttttttaatatttttatatttgaaaattgattttatttttctaaattttaacatgtaattttttttttttttggttataggTATCATGTTCCACGATCATTAATTAAAGATGATGAAAATACATTGGTATTGTTTgaggaatttggtggtaacccatCATTAGTCAATTTTCAAACAATCACAATTGGAAGTGTGTGTGGCAATGCATATGAGAGTAATAATACATTGGAATTGTCATGCAATGaacgtccaatttcatcaattaaaTTTGCTAGTTTTGGTACTCCACAAGGTACCTGTGGATCATTTCAGAAAGGCAGTTGTGATTCAACAAAAGATGCATTGTCCATCCTCCAAAatgtatgtaaattttttagatatttatctttattttcttttacttatatatatatatatatatatatatatatatatatatatatatattcattttcatgtgaagattatataatattaaccaaatttttgtttttattttgtaggcTTGTGTTGGTAAAAACACTTGCACAATTGAGGTTTCTGAAGAGACATTTGGAGCAGTAGATTGTGGTGGAGTCCCCAAAAGACTAGCTGTGGAGGCTGTGTGCTAAATttcatttatgtttttaattttaggtcTTGGGttttctcagaaaaaaaaaagggtcttgAATCATAAATTATGTGGTTTTGTTTGGTAGTTAGGGTTAGGGTGTTATGGTTAGGGAGTTCAATTTCCTCATTTAGTACTGTTTACTTTGTTAAACAAATTAGTAATTGAAATCGTTTTTATGTGTTATATTTcttgtgggattttttttctcctctgcAATATGAAAATTACCTATATCACTTGATTTATCTTAAAACAAGAATTTTTCTGATGCAGTTGCAgtaatttattttacaatttatcaGACAAATATAACACAAAGAATCAGTGAccccaaataaaatataatcattattaaatataatcaactaataagtttcaaaaatatatatatatatatatatatatatatatatatatatatatatatacacacacaatcAACTAATAGAGGCCTTCACGAAATTATTCTTCTACAAAAGGGTATTGGAGTTTTCAACAGGGTAAATAATTTTCTATCAATTGGTTTACTACTTtatttcccttaaaaaaattacagtaGCACAGCAGCTTCCTATTACCTTTAGCAGCTTTAGGGAACCGGAGATTGGGCTTGAAATGGGCTTTGAGTCTTAAGAACTGAACAGTTAGGCTTGTCATCAAGCTGAAATTATTATGGTAAAAATTGGGGTTTTTCGTAGATAAGATCACAAATCCCTAATATTGACCAATGCAAAATAGAATGTCTACATTAAATATAGGAAACTAAATCATAAGTTGGTATAAAATGAGGTATCAACAAGAATTACATtgaaatgaaaaactaaaattctatagggacaaaaatgaaaacatgttaaagttaaacaatgtaatttgtagtttAACTTTTCTTAATCATTTTTGGATagttaaaaaatctattttgagATGCAAGAGTAAAAAATACCATTAAATTTAATGGTTGAAAGTGATATATTTGGAGGTACTTTATTATCTTTGTGATTCaatcaaaccttttttttttttcttttccaaaattaACCACACTCATAACTCTTATTCAATCTTATGGGCCAGGGCCAATAGAAGCCCTCTTGCATGCCTCTGAATCAAAACGTGTAATGGTGTCACCCTATAGTATAATAACCTTCTATAACGTAGTGTATTTGTTTTTATCTAATGGCACTGTGTATTTTAGATTTGATCTAATGGCAAAGTTTCTCAAAGTATGAAATTCCATAACTATTTAGCCACATATTTTACAAATAACTTTatggaataataaaaaagatttctAATCATTGTTGTATTTCTCTGGATATATATGTTGTCAAAGTTTTTGCTAAAGGAAGATTATGATGCTAAATTTGTggataaaaattgtgaaattaataCCGCTCAAATTTGATAATGGAAAAAGTTTGTATACAAACTTGGTTCTAACTCttctagaaaagaaaaaaaaaaaacttggttgTAACTAGTGACTATAACTCTCACTTAAACATTAATACggttatatattttgaaaatctaactgttagattatatattttttatgttcttaatgcacatgtcaaattttgtgtcaattgaatgttatttactattcaatttataaacttattttttatgcatgattttagataaaaaaaactcaagatataaacaattgattaatgacataactattgattttttttattttttgaaaattttacttaacatgaaggatataagaagaaaatgcaaTCCAATAGTTGATTTATCAATATTCAtatctaatataaaaaatataagtggAGTTATAGCCATTGGCTCAAGTTTGTAGCAAAACTTTCtcatttgataaataaatttctcAAAGATGTTGGCCTCATTCTTTAAccaaaaaaggttttttttttttttttaatcaatacaATATTAAAAGTGGGAGACAATTCTTGTAATTCTAAAGCTGTGATTCATGGAAGCAATTAAGGCAACATAAATTTAGTCCTTGACCACGGTCCATTGCAATTTTGAACCATGTGGGTGGAGTCTATTACGCAAGAACTACACAGTTTTGCttggttgaattgaaatttaaaacctCTGAACGAGTCATTGGGTATCCTTGAATTGTGTTCAATCCGCTTTCACCTACTTCAATCCGCTTTCACCTACACTTGTTCTAATCAATGAAATAATTAGGTCCTTCGAGAGGGTCGTTGAAGTGGTCCTCCTAATCAATGAAATAATGCCATTTATACAAATGCGTGAATTAGATTCTTAATTagaacaaaagttaaaaataaaaaattactaagtgATGTTATATTTGCATAAATAGCAGTGTTTTATTAGTTAGAAGCACCAAGAAGACTACTTTAGCAACCCTATTGAtgaacctaataatttctcctaaTATAGACATTTGCTTGTGATATAAATATCTGGTCTCAGCTACACATTTTTGGTTTAGTTATAGTCAGGGATCAAAATGCAATGCATTTGGATTAACAATAAACTTCTACCTATTTTAGCCTTGCTATGCTCATGTCTTTCAGTATTAGCAGCAGGCACAAGTGTTTCCTATGATTCAAGTGCCATTATTATCAATGGTGAAAGGCGAGTTATTTTTTCTGGTTCAATTCATTATACACGCAGCACCCCAGAGGTATCCTAAATTtgtctatatttttggagtaaaTTCTAGAATGGCATTGTCTTGGAAAACCCAGATGAATTACTATTActgttcttattttcttttcaaaactcGACTTAGATATCGGTTTTTATATGGACATACATTTTGCTAACACACTCTAACATAACTTATACATTTGCCAATATGTGATTGTATTACATCACTTACACATGAGAACCACTACTGATACTTGTAAAAGTCAATCTAATCATTACTTGACATGTGTACTAATTATGACAAAGTACGTGCACGAGTGTgtgttttttgactttttgatcAAGTAGTTTGATAGAAGGTAAACTCGATGCAATTGAAATTGATGTATCAAATTTAACCTTATAGTTTCAAAAGTATAGGATTTTATTTGTTACACTTGCACCTATAAACTATGTAGCTACGGAAAGTAACTTAAGCTTGCTCTGCCAATGTGTGTTGTGGGAAATATGTTTCCATGTACTTTGTACAACATAATATATACAATCTCCATGCTGGTTACAGATGTGGCCGGATTTGATTCAAAAGGCAAAAGAAGGTGGACTTGATGCAATTGAAACATATGTGTTCTGGGACCAGCACGAGCCCCAGCGTCGAAAGGTTGGCATTGGTTTTAAGTTTTAGCTTTTAAACACCAAttttatctcaaggaaataaaCTTTCAAGCCCAACCATTTGTTCTGATATTCGTTTTTCACTATGGCCTAGTACGATTTCTCGGGAAAACTAGACTTCATAAAGTTTTTCAAGCTGGTTCAAGAAGCTGGACTATATGCCTTTCTGCGAATTGGTCCCTATGTTTGTGCTGAATGGAATTATGGGTAAACCTTTTGTGCGTCTTGTAAATTTTCTAACTTCACTAAGTACCTAACAAGAAGTTTCACTTAAATACACATCTTTAATTTTTGCTCACCAGAGGTTTCCCCATGTGGCTACATAATTTGCCTGGTATTCAACTGAGGACagacaataaaattttcaaggtTAAAGACTTtaataaatttgcctcataTTTGTTCTTACTTGGTTTCCATGGAAATAATAATATTGAACTTTGGTAGCAAGAatctaaaattctaagttttttttttcttaacatgCAGGATGAAATGCAAACTTTCACTACCAAGATAGTGGACTTGTGCAAAGAAGCAAAGCTGTTTGCACCACAAGGAGGTCCCATAATACTTGCACAGGTTTCAtctaagaaaaatgctaaatctACTATCAATTTTAGACAAGTTTACAAACTCATGTAGTTacatttttgtgattggtgacttacgtaataaaatttgtaatattacATAATTGTATTAGTAGCAGCACCattattcttcttttctcctatTCCAATGGAGAACATTGATACTAATTAGCATAAACCTTTTTCCTGAATTAAATTGAATTCAATTTCAAACATCACAGATTGAGAACGAATATGGAAATATTATGAAACCTTATGGAGAAGCAGGGAAATCATATATTCAATGGTGTGCAAATATGGCTCTATCCCTCAACATAGGTGTCCCTTGGATTATGTGCCAGCAGAGTGATGCTCCGCACTCCGtggtatttcttttttctatcttCATTGAAATATATCTAGTACATAGCATCAAACTTAGAAAAACtgttgaaaattttcttgttCCCTCTTACAGATAAACACATGCAATGGGTTCTACTGCGATGACTTTAAGCCAAACAATCCAAAAAGTCCCAAAATGTGGACAGAAAACTGGACTGGATGGTAAATCTTCTTGCTTTACAGTTTacacttctttctttttttcctggcTGTACTACCAGAGCTCAATTAGTATGTAAATTCCTTTAAGGTACAAGGATTGGGGTGGCAAGGATCCCTATCGAGCTGCTGAAGACGTGGCATTTGCTGTAGCACGCTTTTTCCAAGCTGGAGGGGTCTTTCAAAATTATTACATGGTTGATTACTTTGTTAATCCAAATTCAAAACTCTTGCACCCTAATTTGTATCTTGCAGTTGAAATTCTATAGTGGGCAGTTTTAACCTCAATTTATTCACACATTCTTTTACTTCCTTCACTTCAGTATCATGGAGGCACCAACTTTGGACGCACATCAGGAGGGCCATTCATTGTAACATCATATGAATATCATGCACCACTTGATGAATTTGGTAatcaaaaaaccaaataaaacaatttattttatttccatcttattttttatttcaaataaaccAATGAAGATAAATTTTCTTATACCAGCACTAAATAAGTATAACAGCATTTTTAATTTGCATCAAGGTCAATCCTTTCTTTGAGACACTTTAACTCCTAAACTAAATGAATATTAATAGTGATTTGAAGTCAATTATCAATATGTCTGCACAATAGATTGTTCAtgctcatttaaaaaaatttcagggaATTTAAATCAGCCCAAGTGGGGACATCTTAAGCAACTTCATGCAGCTATTAAATCGGGAGAGAAGGTTCTCACAAATAGCTCATCATCAACCAAGCAGATTGGTAATGGAACTGATGTAGGTGACCGAATTGAACTGAAACTCGTTTCACTAATCTTTTTATATCCCAAGTAAAAGGAGTAACATTGATACATTAATTTTGTTATCAGCTAACTACGTACGTTAGCAATTCTACAGGgcaaaaattttgtttcctaAGCAATGTGAACCTGGAAGATGCTAATGTTGATTTGCAAAAAGATGGCAAGTATTTTGTGCCTGCTTGGTCTGTTAGCATTCTTGATGGTtgcaacaaggaaatttacaaCACTGCAAAGGTGAAAGAAAGGGATTGACTAGATTTTTGTCTAGTGAATTCTATTTGTCCCACAAATCTTTCAAGTACGTAACCATTCTAATTATGTGTGTTATTCTCTACAGGTTAACACGCAGACCTCTTTGATGGAAAAGAAATCAGATGGGGCTGAGAATTCTACAAAACTGTCTTGGAGTTGGGTGTCAGAATCCATGAACGACACCCTCTCAGGAAAGGGAAGCTTTACAGACACAAAGCTTCTTGAACAAAAGGCAACTACTGTTGATGTGAGTGATTACTTGTGGTACATGACTAGGT
This portion of the Castanea sativa cultivar Marrone di Chiusa Pesio chromosome 7, ASM4071231v1 genome encodes:
- the LOC142643243 gene encoding beta-galactosidase 15-like isoform X2; amino-acid sequence: MWADLIKKAKEGGLDMIETYVFWNAHEPSRREYDFSDNLDFIRFLKTVQDEGLYAFLRIGPYICGEWNYGGLPVWLHNMPGIELRTANSVFMNEMQNFTTKIVDMVKNEKLFASQGGPIILAQIENEYGNIMTSYGDAGKAYIDWCANMAESFQIGVPWVMCQQSDAPQPMINTCNGFYCDSFTPNNPNSPKIWTENWTGWFKSWGDKDPHRTAEDVAFAVARFFQNGGTLQNYYMYHGGTNFGRTAGGPYITTSYDYDAPLDEYGNLNQPKWGHLKQLHAVLKSMEMTLTHGNVSTIDFNNSVSATIYATNESSSCFLGNANSSTDATINFQGNQYMVPAWSVTILPDCKNEGYNTAKVNTQTSVMVKTANIADKNDGATLSWSWRPEILKDTIFQRKRYVSAHQLIDQKAATNDTSDYLWYITSVDIKEDDPIWSHDMSLKVNGSGQIIHAYVNGKYTGSEWAKYGVSNSVFEQKVQLNPGRNQIALLSVTVGLANYGPMFDMIQTGIPGPVQLVVQKGDETIIKDLSSYKWTYKVGLNGLEDKFYDLDSLQATFKAPLGTDPIVLDLQGMGKGFAWVNGFNIGRYWPTYIADEDGCDVEYHVPRSLIKDDENTLVLFEEFGGNPSLVNFQTITIGSVCGNAYESNNTLELSCNERPISSIKFASFGTPQGTCGSFQKGSCDSTKDALSILQNACVGKNTCTIEVSEETFGAVDCGGVPKRLAVEAVC
- the LOC142643243 gene encoding beta-galactosidase 7-like isoform X1, whose translation is MWADLIKKAKEGGLDMIETYVFWNAHEPSRREYDFSDNLDFIRFLKTVQDEGLYAFLRIGPYICGEWNYGGLPVWLHNMPGIELRTANSVFMNEMQNFTTKIVDMVKNEKLFASQGGPIILAQIENEYGNIMTSYGDAGKAYIDWCANMAESFQIGVPWVMCQQSDAPQPMINTCNGFYCDSFTPNNPNSPKIWTENWTGWFKSWGDKDPHRTAEDVAFAVARFFQNGGTLQNYYMYHGGTNFGRTAGGPYITTSYDYDAPLDEYGNLNQPKWGHLKQLHAVLKSMEMTLTHGNVSTIDFNNSVSATIYATNESSSCFLGNANSSTDATINFQGNQYMVPAWSVTILPDCKNEGYNTAKVNTQTSVMVKTANIADKNDGATLSWSWRPEILKDTIFQRKRYVSAHQLIDQKAATNDTSDYLWYITSVDIKEDDPIWSHDMSLKVNGSGQIIHAYVNGKYTGSEWAKYGVSNSVFEQKVQLNPGRNQIALLSVTVGLANYGPMFDMIQTGIPGPVQLVVQKGDETIIKDLSSYKWTYKVGLNGLEDKFYDLDSLQVWKWQAQQFPINRNFTWYKATFKAPLGTDPIVLDLQGMGKGFAWVNGFNIGRYWPTYIADEDGCDVEVCDYRGSYDSSKCLTNCGQATQRWYHVPRSLIKDDENTLVLFEEFGGNPSLVNFQTITIGSVCGNAYESNNTLELSCNERPISSIKFASFGTPQGTCGSFQKGSCDSTKDALSILQNACVGKNTCTIEVSEETFGAVDCGGVPKRLAVEAVC